CTTTCCCATGGACACATTTATAATCAAAGTCACCAAGTGCCCTTGACACAGCAAGCGAGCCATTAACACGCTGAATCATTACAGAACCACCTGCATTTTGTATACGTTCTTTCTCCAGTGGATTGCTTGGCTTGTGATCCTGGGTAAAGAAATGAACTTTTTTGCTCCTACAGAGTAAACCTCTTGAGTCTCCACAGTTGATAAAATAAATGTGTTGGGGAGAAATCATGACACCAACAGCTGTTGACCCACTTCTGTCTGCACCATGTTTCTTCTCTGAAATTACTCTCATGTGTTCATCAATTTGCAGAAAACCTGTTCTGATTCCACTCTTTACACTTTCCACATTGGGCTGTCCATCAGATCCTTTAAAATCCTGGTTACTTGTGATGTGGTCTAGCAAATGCTCGCAGCAATATTTGGCCACCTGGGACCCAGCATGCCCATCATATACAGCAAAGAATGACCATCCTTCAAGTCCATTTGGCAGACCAATCACAGCCGTATGTGCATCTTCCATTTCCACTCGCCAGCCTTGCATACTACTTAACCCATAATGCAGCCCATTACCCTGCCCTTGGGCATTATGCTTCTCCATCTTTGGCTTGTCTAGAAATGCTCCCATTTTGTCTTGCTTCTTCAGttctgtggaagaaaaaaaaagcagctatAATTATATTGCTGAGAACAAATACTAATAATTTTGTCTGAATCTGGGGTTCTCAAAAGTCCTGTCCTTGAGGGTcgcaacaggtctggttttcacagTAGCCTTGTTCTTGGGCCAAATCTACgcaaatatatctgatgaatattcaatcagggatattctgaaaagcagACTTTTGTGGCTCTCAAATGCTGAAGTTGAGAATGTTTGGTTTAGAAAGAAACCATCGGGACTAATATAACGggaaacagaaatgaaataaaaatgaatggaAGTATAGCatttaatctgttttgaagtactgaaaagcagaatatacatttaaataaataaattacattttactCATTTTTCCCCATTATTTGTATACAAATTTGAATAAAGTAGAGCCTTTGTGAGCTATACTGCAATATCTGACAAATACTGACAGATTTAGATTAATGTTATTCAGCAAGATAAGCCAATCCTATATCTTAACTTTGCATGAAACCAATGGCAAAGAGCACAAAAAGTTATTATAGAATAGTGAAAACAAAGTCTAAAACTTCATCACTTCAAGGAATTATTCGAAGATTCGATAATGTTTATTACTGAGTAAACTCACTGCTATcaagaggaaacaaaatgttaaatGTGAGAAACTGGCAGCAGTTTGTAAAGTGGAAATCTGATGAtatggggaggaagggagacGGGTTGTGTAATTATGGGTTGATTCAAATGTTGAGAGGGAAGTACTGGGGAAATTGATATATGGATAATTCTGGTGATCATTTGGGAGGGAGGGCTTTAAGAGGAGGATTTGGGACTTAGgttgttgggggggagggaagaaaggatgTAGAGCTGATTACTCATTTGTTTATCTTGTAGAGTTATATCATTATTGTGCAGATTGTCTTACAAGTGTATGATTATACTGTTGGAAGTGGTGTTGTGTTAATAAAATTTTCAATTTCAAAAATAGAATAGTAAAAACAGTGCCAGCCAAATACACTTTTGCTGAAGACAGACTACAACATATAACTCCATGAAATGTCATATGTCCATGCTCTTAACCTATTATGATTGTCTtccataaaagtattttttatttacttttcccaTTTTCACTTTGCTGTCAGCATTTTTGTGCAGATGGTTAGTTGTCAATTTGCCTCATGTTCTTTTTTGCTCAGTATTGCCAGTAGCCTCAGATTTGTGATTCAGTTGCAGGTGAGGAGGTACTTGTTGCTACAAACAAATAGCAGCAATTCCCACTTTACCTAATCTGCCAAATGTCCATTCAAATCAAGgtctatctttaaaaaaataaaaaaataaaagtttatacATGCAAAACTGAAGGCTAGTCTATAACAATTATAGTACCTGTGAAGAGACTTCAAAATCAACTGAAGTATGACAATGTACACATAGTTTAATAGAATTACAAACTATCGCATTAAAAAGCTTTACCTGCTCGCTctttattttgggggggaggaggcagtAGTTCTTCCTGTTTCTTACAGCTTAGTCACAGACAGTACTAGAATCCTCaagtcatgagccttcattcacaaccacagagagattttttccttttttttttttttttttaatacccatCTTCCCATTATGTCTAGGCTGGTCCTTGAGCAACAAACCGGAGGCCAACCACCATATACCAAGGTTCCTTCTAGAATACTGCATAATGGGCTCTAAATCTGCCCACCAATGACTATGACTCCTTCCCGcctcgccccctcccccaccccattccaAACCACGGGCTGAGTATGGTGCCTCAGCTGCAATCCCAGCCTTGGTCAACTTGGGATGCAGAGGACCCAATCTAGGAATCATGGTAGCATgcattgccactgagccaccaagCAGGCCTTTACCCTCAGTTTTGATAAAAATCTGATACATCAAGTACCATTTTAGGGGTAATTAAATAAGAAAAGGAGGGTCGCCATCTCAGTTTCTAATACTTCCAAAGTCCTATAATATACCGTAAGTGGTAATGCCAAATGCTTAGAACTGGAAAAAACTTTATAAACACttagtgtgctacagcagtcaaaaaagcaaacaatgttaggaattattaggaaggaaatggttaataaaacggaaaatgtcataatgcctctatatcgctccatggtgagactgtaccttgaatactgtgtacaattctggtcgccgcatctcaaaaaagatatagttgcgatggagaaggtacagagaagggcaaccaaaatgataaaggggatggaacagctcccctatgaggaaagactaaagaggttagggctgttcagcttggagaagagatggctgaggggggatatgatagagatgtttaaaatcatgagaggtctagaacaggt
This genomic interval from Rhinatrema bivittatum chromosome 4, aRhiBiv1.1, whole genome shotgun sequence contains the following:
- the PPM1A gene encoding protein phosphatase 1A; its protein translation is MGAFLDKPKMEKHNAQGQGNGLHYGLSSMQGWRVEMEDAHTAVIGLPNGLEGWSFFAVYDGHAGSQVAKYCCEHLLDHITSNQDFKGSDGQPNVESVKSGIRTGFLQIDEHMRVISEKKHGADRSGSTAVGVMISPQHIYFINCGDSRGLLCRSKKVHFFTQDHKPSNPLEKERIQNAGGSVMIQRVNGSLAVSRALGDFDYKCVHGKGPTEQLVSPEPEVYEIERSEEDDQFIILACDGIWDVMGNEELCDFVRSRLEVTDDLEKVCNEIVDTCLYKGSRDNMSVILICFPSAPKVLPDAVKREAELDKYLESRVEEIIKKQGEEGAPDLVHVMRTLATESIPNLPPGGELASKRSVIEAVYNRLNPYRNDDTDSASADDMW